The Molothrus ater isolate BHLD 08-10-18 breed brown headed cowbird chromosome 9, BPBGC_Mater_1.1, whole genome shotgun sequence genome includes a region encoding these proteins:
- the CFH gene encoding LOW QUALITY PROTEIN: complement factor H (The sequence of the model RefSeq protein was modified relative to this genomic sequence to represent the inferred CDS: inserted 1 base in 1 codon), translated as MSFLGYAALLLCWMHCAAQRACDGPPPRRVKEVPTKSWDKPPYPDGTQAIYNCRPGYVKVGRVGFRCLDGVWQELSPGTECKNKPCGHPGDTDFGFFELTSGTEFVFGARVEYRCNDGYQMLSQRNYRECQADGWSNDIPHCEVIKCLPVQEPENGRIIMTGAFELGQEYSFGQVVNFECNAKYKLVGAKEIVCSANGEWSSDVPQCQEINCDVPEIPHGYVRSPRKTYKENEIMQFFCEEGYKYGSKADALCTASGWNPSPYCTEIVCSPPVISSGNFRPQKDKYIVGNTITVACDDGYHFKAITGSSTAECTKNGWVPEPACVRKPCEYPPIENGKLSDTYEYYRNSYFPMRFGQTIIYSCLSGYLAPTGSYWAQITCTERGWFPEPKCLKICPTGRLEGGSFLYGTSSYFTEGDRVRYTCHPDFQAQHNEATCTRNGWVPPPRCTRKKKCQDIIFENGYLNSRRTTFNLNEKIPYVCHDGFVTPEGQKSGHTQCKESDWTPPPKCIKSCRAPENILIHHKNKTVFLPEDTIEYSCLEGYRTTNNIPTDITTCGENGEWSPEPECREIECVLLPLTNVKFSPXRGKYRSGAVVTFTCAKNYVRVGPASTQCYHFGWFPPPPVCQESVKGCGPPPEIPGGGIVDGSVEQYQHGARKQYECNSEFKLVGSKEIECIDGQWSSPPSCIEDKMPCDSPSSIPNVVLHQADKAQYSHGDEVTCRCKPGSDNNEEMKIKCVNGEWKPLPVCADALPRCVIPEDVSLVHSGQYSTRERKTGFQKVIHYTCTLNDKNIKQATCVSGRWTPEIACKAEKNACPPPPEVPGTQQTTAGRNFRIGSKAFFSCPVGFQLVGTKDITCIDGKWQSPPHCLETPCLPPESVEYADAPRLENPNLRIEREGKTMYLAGARLKYACHSGYMLNGPTERSCFMGNWTAAPSCLEMPCGSVPKVANAQFEGRKKESYEPGETVRYQCDPGFQIVGSPEIFCRKGNWTSPSTSPFCRDVSCEAAPEIPDARMADAPQERYLPGARVHYQCERNFQMMGANYILCSNGQWSEAPVCRDVRCDPPLEIAGGTIDGIRKSKYMPGESAKYQCWKNFKMTGPSTVVCKNGTWTELPTCKGRPGKCGTPPAIQSGELLLFPLPEYKEGDTVEYKCPNFYILKGSPKITCRNGQWTDPPVCLVACTASKEDMDRNNIELKWRHQAKLYSTSGDFIEFHCKSGYLEHPSSPDFRVQCVEGTLNYPLCTLGNNCFLDSSIMEEKNIQLQSPRQSSPHYGSGDPIVFECKPGFRPVSQSKRFSTKCLDGAISYPMCQ; from the exons ATGTCGTTCCTGGGCTAtgcagctctgctcttgtgTTGGATGCACTGTGCTGCACAAAGAG CTTGTGATGGACCTCCTCCTAGGAGGGTAAAAGAAGTGCCTACTAAAAGCTGGGACAAGCCTCCCTATCCCGATGGGACCCAAGCAATATACAATTGTCGGCCTGGATATGTAAAAGTTGGACGAGTTGGGTTTAGGTGCCTTGATGGAGTGTGGCAGGAGCTGAGTCCAGGGACAGAATGCAAAA ATAAGCCCTGTGGACATCCTGGAGACACTGACTTTGGTTTCTTTGAACTTACCAGTGGAACTGAATTTGTTTTTGGTGCCAGAGTTGAGTACAGATGTAATGATGG ATACCAGATGCTCAGCCAAAGGAATTACCGTGAGTGTCAGGCAGATGGATGGAGCAATGACATCCCTCACTGTGAAG tgataAAGTGTTTACCTGTACAAGAACCTGAAAATGGAAGGATAATTATGACTGGTGCATTTGAGCTAGGACAAGAATATTCCTTTGGCCAGGTTGTAAATTTTGAATGTAATGCAAAATACAAGCTTGTTGGAGCTAAAGAAATTGTTTGCTCTGCTAATGGAGAATGGAGTAGCGATGTGCCTCAGTGCCAAG AAATTAACTGTGATGTGCCAGAGATCCCTCATGGATATGTCCGTTCTCCAAGGAAGACTTACAAGGAAAATGAGATAATGCAGTTTTTCTGTGAAGAAGGATACAAATATGGGAGCAAAGCAGATGCACTGTGCACTGCATCAGGATGGAATCCATCTCCCTATTGCACTG aaattgtATGCTCTCCTCCAGTAATTTCCTCTGGGAACTTTAGACCTCAAAAAGACAAGTACATAGTGGGTAATACAATCACAGTAGCGTGTGATGATGGGTATCATTTTAAAGCAATaactggcagcagcacagctgaatgCACCAAGAATGGCTGGGTGCCTGAACCAGCTTGTGTCC GGAAACCGTGTGAATACCCACCTATAGAAAATGGCAAATTATCTGATACGTATGAGTACTATAGAAACTCCTACTTTCCAATGAGATTTGGACAGACTATAATATACTCCTGTCTCAGTGGCTATTTAGCCCCCACTGGAAGTTACTGGGCTCAAATTACCTGTACTGAAAGGGGCTGGTTTCCAGAGCCAAAATGTCTGA AAATATGTCCCACCGGACGGCTGGAGGGCGGTTCTTTCCTATATGGCACGAGCAGTTATTTCACAGAAGGTGACAGAGTCAGATATACCTGCCACCCCGACTTCCAGGCTCAGCACAACGAGGCCACGTGCACAAGGAATGGCTGGGTACCTCCTCCCCGATGTACCCGTAAAA AAAAGTGCCAGGATATCATTTTTGAGAATGGCTATTTGAACTCGCGTAGGACAACATTCAATTTAAATGAGAAGATCCCGTATGTATGTCACGATGGGTTTGTGACTCCAGAAGGACAAAAATCAGGACACACGCAGTGCAAAGAGAGTGACTGGACTCCACCTCCAAAGTGCATCA AATCATGTAGAGCACCAGAGAACATTTTGATTCatcataaaaacaaaactgtgttCCTGCCTGAAGATACAATTGAGTATTCATGTTTGGAGGGATATAGGACTACAAATAACATACCAACTGATATCACAACATGTGGCGAAAATGGAGAATGGAGTCCAGAACCCGAGTGTCGTG aaattgaatgtgtgctgctgccattgACAAATGTGAAATTCTCTC AACGGGGCAAATACCGCAGTGGAGCTGTTGTGACATTTACCTGTGCAAAAAACTACGTAAGGGTGGGACCTGCCTCTACTCAGTGCTACCACTTTGGATGGTTTCCACCACCACCAGTGTGTCAAG AGAGTGTCAAAGGCTGTGGACCTCCCCCTGAAATTCCCGGTGGAGGAATTGTTGATGGCTCTGTGGAACAGTACCAGCATGGGGCCAGGAAGCAATATGAATGTAACAGCGAATTTAAGTTGGTTGGATCAAAGGAAATAGAATGCATTGATGGACAGTGGTCATCTCCTCCGTCTTGCATTG AAGACAAAATGCCCTGTGACTCACCTTCCTCTATTCCGAATGTTGTTCTGCATCAGGCAGACAAGGCCCAGTATTCACATGGGGATGAAGTAACTTGTAGATGTAAACCAGGTTCTGACAATaatgaggaaatgaaaataaaatgtgttaaTGGAGAATGGAAGCCTTTACCTGTTTGTGCTG atgcACTCCCTCGATGTGTAATTCCAGAGGATGTTTCGCTGGTGCACTCTGGCCAGTATTCCACGAGAGAAAGGAAGACTGGGTTCCAAAAAGTTATACACTATACATGTACattaaatgataaaaatattaaacaggcAACTTGTGTGTCTGGGAGATGGACACCAGAGATTGCATGTAAAG CTGAGAAGAATGCGTGCCCACCTCCACCTGAGGTCCCTGGTACTCAGCAGACAACAGCAGGAAGAAACTTCAGGATTGGGagtaaagcatttttttcatgtcCCGTCGGTTTCCAGCTCGTCGGTACAAAGGACATAACCTGTATAGACGGGAAATGGCAATCACCACCTCACTGTCTTG AAACACCATGTTTGCCACCAGAATCTGTAGAATATGCTGATGCTCCCAGGCTTGAAAATCCAAACTTAAGAAttgaaagagaagggaaaacaatGTATCTGGCTGGTGCTAGACTTAAGTATGCTTGTCATTCTGGATACATGTTAAATGGACCAACAGAGAGAAGTTGCTTTATGGGAAATTGGACTGCAGCTCCTTCATGTTTGG AAATGCCATGTGGAAGTGTTCCAAAAGTTGCCAATGCTCAGTTtgaaggcagaaagaaagaatCTTATGAGCCTGGTGAAACAGTTCGCTACCAGTGTGATCCAGGGTTCCAGATTGTTGGTTCCCCTGAAATTTTCTGCAGGAAGGGAAATTGGACATCACCTTCCACTTCACCCTTCTGTAGAG ATGTCAGCTGTGAAGCTGCGCCGGAGATCCCCGACGCGCGCATGGCAGATGCTCCTCAGGAGAGGTACCTGCCTGGGGCCAGGGTGCACTACCAGTGTGAAAGGAACTTTCAGATGATGGGTGCAAATTACATCCTTTGTTCAAATGGCCAATGGTCAGAAGCCCCAGTTTGCAGAG ATGTGAGATGTGATCCTCCTCTAGAAATTGCTGGTGGTACCATTGATGGTATTAGAAAGTCCAAGTATATGCCTGGAGAGAGTGCAAAGTATCAGTGCTGGAAAAATTTTAAGATGACTGGGCCTTCTACTGTAGTGTGCAAAAATGGGACCTGGACAGAGCTGCCAACATGCAAAG GACGACCTGGGAAATGTGGCACACCTCCAGCTATTCAAAGTGGAGAgcttcttctcttccccttgCCAGAATATAAAGAAGGTGATACTGTGGAGTACAAATGCCCAAATTTCTATATCCTGAAAGGATCTCCGAAAATCACCTGTCGCAATGGGCAGTGGACAGACCCCCCAGTTTGCCTAG TGGCTTGTACAGCATCAAAGGAAGATATGGACAGAAACAATATTGAGCTGAAATGGCGTCACCAAGCCAAGCTGTACTCCACATCGGGTGACTTTATTGAATTCCACTGTAAATCGGGATATTTGGAACATCCAAGTAGTCCCGACTTCAGAGTCCAGTGTGTGGAGGGGACGTTGAACTACCCATTGTGCACACTGGGAA ACAACTGTTTTCTGGACAGCAGCAttatggaagagaaaaacattcaGTTGCAGTCACCCAGGCAGTCAAGCCCTCACTATGGCTCAGGGGACCCTATTGTGTTTGAGTGCAAGCCCGGCTTCCGGCCGGTTTCCCAGAGCAAGAGATTCAGCACCAAGTGCCTGGATGGAGCGATTTCATATCCTATGTGTCAGT AA